The Nodosilinea sp. PGN35 genome includes a region encoding these proteins:
- a CDS encoding fatty acid desaturase: MLTNTIPAAPHTPTPIQPRQVLSAAALTTLNQRSNRAGVLRFLGHLGVIVLGGYLWGSAPLWLALPALVACGAGLALMFCAMHESCHRTAFANPRLNDAAAWLTGLLSFYNSTFYRRYHKWHHRYTQIPGKDPELEDPKPTGLADYLWQLSGIPWWMGKLRCHGRVALGNLEGCYYIAASGQAEVIRSVRLQLLAYVGVLAVSTLLGHPWFLFTYWLLPLAVGQPLLRFVLLAEHTGCSNDDNPLINTRTTLTLWPLRWLMWNMPYHAEHHLYPSIPFQALPAAHEQLKPYFERVEAGYLRVNRGIVADFSQG; encoded by the coding sequence ATGCTTACGAATACTATCCCTGCTGCCCCTCATACTCCGACCCCCATTCAGCCTCGCCAGGTGCTGTCGGCGGCAGCCCTGACGACGCTCAACCAGCGCTCGAACCGGGCCGGAGTCCTGCGGTTCCTGGGCCACCTGGGGGTCATTGTTTTGGGTGGCTACCTGTGGGGCAGCGCTCCCCTCTGGCTGGCGCTGCCCGCGTTAGTAGCCTGTGGGGCGGGGCTGGCGCTGATGTTTTGCGCCATGCACGAGAGCTGTCACCGCACCGCCTTTGCCAACCCCAGGCTCAATGACGCCGCCGCCTGGCTGACGGGGCTGCTGTCGTTCTACAACAGCACCTTTTATCGGCGCTACCACAAGTGGCACCACCGCTACACGCAAATTCCCGGCAAAGATCCGGAGCTAGAAGACCCCAAGCCTACTGGTTTGGCCGACTATCTCTGGCAGCTCAGCGGCATCCCCTGGTGGATGGGCAAACTGCGCTGCCATGGCCGCGTTGCCCTGGGTAACCTGGAGGGTTGCTACTACATCGCCGCCAGCGGCCAGGCGGAGGTAATTCGCTCTGTGAGGCTACAGCTTTTGGCCTACGTTGGGGTTTTGGCGGTGTCTACCCTGCTGGGTCATCCGTGGTTTTTGTTCACCTACTGGCTGCTGCCCCTGGCGGTGGGTCAACCCCTGCTGCGGTTTGTGCTGCTGGCCGAGCACACCGGCTGCTCCAACGACGACAACCCCCTGATCAATACCCGCACCACCCTCACCCTCTGGCCCCTGCGCTGGCTGATGTGGAACATGCCCTACCACGCTGAGCATCACCTCTACCCGTCAATTCCGTTTCAGGCGCTGCCCGCCGCCCACGAGCAGCTCAAGCCCTACTTTGAGCGGGTTGAAGCGGGCTACCTGCGGGTCAATCGCGGCATTGTGGCGGACTTTAGCCAGGGTTAG
- a CDS encoding cation:proton antiporter, with translation MFLFLVEPVSETLKEPITTFVLLLAIVLVTPPIFERFRLPGLVGLLMAGVLFGGSGLGWLSADTDTMRLFSEIGKIYLMFVAGLEIDMALFEKTRDRSLGFGALTFAIPMLGGIAVGLFFGFGWLAAVLIGSLLASHTLLAYPIVQRLGIVNNEAVTVTVGATIFTDIGSLLVLAICLGINQGDFSTLKLATLLGSLSVYTIAVLVGLKQLSRLFFSKTGKDEGNQFLFVMLSVFLCALGAQLIGVENIIGAFLAGLAINSVIGDGPVKEKTEFLGSVLFIPMFFVAMGLLLDLNAFGDILRSIELPLIIVGMLLLTKGLASLGARLLYGYSWPETWTMWSLSIPQVAATLAAALVGYEAEIINSQVFNSVILLMLVTAILGPLVTTTAGRRLVAVDTLTETEVLDWLPLPSEIPASFTVVVPVYNPNTEQWLLELAAGVASHENGRVIPLAVALAQPQMDSPQLARAVAHSRQRLESAEAISAALEAKIDPRLRIDYNVAQGISHLSREENANLILLGMGRRSRLGTRLFSNIQDNILWSAHCPVVVARLLNSPTVCKTILLPIETPSPAALRTLRFAQVLASTYQAKITLLHVYSPRASELQRSRLTKQLNLLVSRFPTADIDIDICLVAGDNVVSTIVKTASQYDVVMLRLQRRRVGNGLTVGARTTSLVDQLTGSVILVGEPHPQRSDRPIRSKRGAFKFNAKLLASS, from the coding sequence ATGTTTCTCTTTTTGGTAGAACCGGTCTCAGAAACATTAAAAGAACCGATTACAACCTTTGTGCTCTTGCTGGCGATCGTGCTGGTCACACCGCCTATTTTTGAACGGTTTAGGCTGCCCGGATTGGTAGGGCTATTGATGGCTGGGGTCTTGTTTGGCGGCAGTGGCTTAGGGTGGCTCAGCGCAGACACTGACACCATGAGGCTGTTTTCAGAAATTGGCAAAATCTATTTGATGTTTGTGGCCGGTCTTGAAATCGACATGGCCCTGTTTGAAAAAACGCGCGATCGCTCCCTCGGGTTTGGGGCTCTGACCTTTGCAATCCCTATGCTGGGCGGCATTGCCGTTGGGCTATTCTTTGGCTTTGGCTGGCTGGCGGCGGTTTTAATTGGCTCGCTGCTGGCCTCTCACACGCTGCTGGCCTATCCCATTGTGCAGCGGTTGGGCATTGTGAATAATGAAGCGGTAACGGTCACCGTTGGGGCCACAATCTTCACCGATATTGGCTCGCTGCTGGTGCTGGCCATCTGCCTGGGCATCAATCAGGGAGACTTTTCAACGCTAAAATTGGCCACCCTGCTGGGGTCACTCAGCGTCTATACGATCGCCGTTTTAGTGGGTCTCAAACAGCTCAGCAGGCTGTTCTTCAGCAAAACCGGAAAGGACGAGGGCAACCAGTTTTTATTTGTGATGCTGTCGGTGTTTCTCTGCGCCCTGGGAGCACAGCTGATTGGGGTAGAAAACATCATTGGTGCCTTTCTGGCAGGGCTGGCCATCAACAGCGTTATTGGCGATGGCCCAGTCAAAGAAAAAACAGAATTCTTGGGCAGCGTTTTGTTTATTCCCATGTTTTTTGTGGCCATGGGGCTGCTGCTCGATCTCAATGCCTTTGGTGATATTCTGCGATCGATCGAGCTGCCTTTGATTATTGTCGGCATGCTGTTGCTCACCAAGGGCCTGGCCTCTCTGGGGGCTCGTCTGCTCTACGGCTATAGCTGGCCTGAGACCTGGACGATGTGGTCGCTGTCAATTCCGCAGGTGGCGGCGACTCTGGCGGCGGCGCTGGTGGGTTATGAAGCCGAAATTATCAATTCCCAGGTGTTTAACAGCGTCATTTTGCTGATGCTGGTGACGGCTATTTTAGGCCCGCTGGTTACCACTACAGCCGGCAGACGTCTCGTCGCAGTGGATACGCTAACCGAAACCGAAGTGCTCGATTGGCTGCCCCTGCCGAGTGAAATTCCAGCGTCATTTACGGTGGTGGTGCCGGTCTATAACCCCAACACCGAGCAGTGGTTGCTGGAGCTGGCGGCGGGGGTGGCCAGCCATGAGAACGGTCGGGTGATTCCCCTGGCGGTGGCCCTGGCTCAGCCTCAGATGGATTCACCGCAGCTGGCTCGGGCCGTAGCCCACAGCCGCCAGCGGTTAGAGTCTGCCGAGGCCATTAGCGCTGCCCTAGAGGCCAAGATCGACCCCAGGCTGAGAATTGACTACAACGTGGCCCAGGGCATTTCTCACCTCAGTCGCGAAGAAAATGCCAACCTAATTTTGCTGGGCATGGGGCGGCGATCGCGCCTGGGCACCCGCCTGTTTAGCAACATTCAAGACAATATTTTGTGGTCAGCCCACTGCCCGGTGGTGGTGGCCCGTCTGCTCAATTCGCCAACGGTCTGCAAAACCATTCTGCTGCCCATCGAAACCCCTTCCCCGGCTGCCCTGCGCACTCTGCGCTTTGCCCAAGTGCTGGCCAGCACCTACCAGGCCAAAATTACGCTGCTGCATGTGTACAGCCCTCGGGCTTCAGAACTCCAGCGCAGCCGACTGACCAAGCAGCTCAATCTGTTGGTCAGTCGGTTTCCCACTGCCGATATTGATATCGACATTTGCCTGGTCGCGGGGGACAACGTGGTGTCTACCATCGTTAAAACGGCCTCCCAGTACGATGTCGTCATGCTGCGGCTCCAGCGTCGTCGCGTTGGCAATGGGCTCACCGTCGGAGCCCGCACCACCTCCCTGGTGGATCAGCTGACGGGCTCAGTCATTCTGGTGGGTGAACCCCATCCCCAGCGCAGCGATCGCCCGATTCGCTCCAAGCGAGGTGCCTTCAAATTCAACGCTAAACTCCTGGCGTCTTCCTAG
- a CDS encoding phosphoribosyltransferase, translating to MFRGVARNTRFHDRADAGRQLAVRLRHYANRPEVVVLGLPRGGVPVAYEVAQALNASLDICLVRKLGVPDQPELAFGAIASGGVQVLNRDVLDERAIAGSAIDAVVAQELRELQRRDRAYRGDRPPPAIAGRVVILVDDGMATGATMRAAISVIGPQAPARLIVATPVAPPSTCRDLSLAVDEVVCVTMPASLHAIGSWYADFSQTTDADVRHLLAQFHG from the coding sequence ATGTTCCGTGGAGTTGCCCGAAACACCCGGTTTCACGACCGTGCCGATGCTGGGCGGCAGCTCGCCGTTCGGCTGAGGCACTACGCAAATCGTCCCGAGGTGGTGGTGCTAGGGCTGCCTCGGGGAGGTGTGCCTGTGGCCTACGAAGTTGCCCAGGCGCTCAACGCATCGCTGGATATCTGCCTGGTGCGCAAACTAGGGGTACCAGACCAGCCTGAACTGGCCTTCGGCGCGATCGCCTCGGGCGGTGTGCAGGTGCTCAACCGCGACGTGCTTGACGAACGGGCGATTGCTGGGAGTGCCATTGACGCCGTTGTAGCCCAAGAGTTAAGAGAACTGCAGCGCCGCGATCGCGCCTACCGGGGCGATCGACCGCCGCCTGCGATCGCAGGCCGCGTGGTAATTCTAGTGGACGACGGTATGGCCACCGGGGCCACCATGCGGGCTGCCATCTCCGTCATTGGCCCCCAAGCCCCCGCCCGACTGATTGTGGCCACGCCAGTGGCTCCGCCCTCCACCTGTCGTGACCTGAGCCTGGCTGTGGATGAGGTGGTGTGCGTAACCATGCCAGCCAGCCTCCACGCCATCGGATCTTGGTACGCCGACTTTTCTCAGACCACCGATGCCGATGTGCGCCATCTGTTAGCGCAGTTCCATGGGTAA
- the groL gene encoding chaperonin GroEL (60 kDa chaperone family; promotes refolding of misfolded polypeptides especially under stressful conditions; forms two stacked rings of heptamers to form a barrel-shaped 14mer; ends can be capped by GroES; misfolded proteins enter the barrel where they are refolded when GroES binds): MAKRIVYNENARRALEKGMDILTEAVAVTLGPKGRNVVLEKKFGAPQIVNDGVTIAKEIELEDNIENTGVALIRQAASKTNDAAGDGTTTATVLAHAIVKEGLRNVAAGANAISLKRGIDKATAFLVEKIAEHARPVEDSKSIAQVGSISAGNDEEVGAMIAEAMEKVGREGVISLEEGKSMTTELEVTEGMRFDKGYVSPYFVTDTERMEAVLDEPYILITDKKIALVQDLVPVLEQVARSGRPLIIIAEDIEKEALATLVVNRLRGVLNVAAVKAPGFGDRRKAMLEDIAVLTGGQVISEDTGLKLDNTKLDMLGQARRLTITKDTTTIVAEGNEQDVKARCEQIRRQIEETDSTYDKEKLQERLAKLSGGVAVIKVGAATETEMKDRKLRLEDAINATKAAVEEGIVPGGGTTLAHLVPGLIEWVDGNLTAEEHTGATIVARALAAPLMRIAENAGQNGAVIAERVKEKDFNVGYNAANGEFVDMFDAGIVDPAKVTRSALQNAASIAGMVLTTECIVVDLPEPKEGAPAGAGMGGDFDY; the protein is encoded by the coding sequence ATGGCTAAGCGCATTGTCTACAACGAAAACGCCCGTCGCGCCCTCGAAAAGGGCATGGACATTCTGACCGAGGCCGTGGCCGTCACCCTCGGCCCCAAGGGCCGCAACGTGGTGCTCGAAAAGAAATTTGGTGCCCCCCAGATTGTCAACGACGGCGTCACCATCGCTAAGGAAATTGAGCTCGAAGACAACATCGAGAACACTGGCGTGGCTCTGATTCGGCAGGCCGCGTCTAAGACCAACGATGCCGCGGGCGACGGCACCACCACCGCCACCGTGCTGGCCCATGCGATCGTTAAAGAAGGGCTGCGCAACGTCGCCGCTGGGGCCAACGCCATTTCGCTGAAGCGCGGTATCGACAAAGCCACCGCCTTCCTGGTTGAGAAAATTGCTGAGCATGCCCGGCCCGTAGAAGACTCCAAGTCCATTGCTCAGGTGGGTTCTATTTCCGCTGGCAACGACGAAGAAGTGGGTGCCATGATCGCCGAGGCCATGGAGAAGGTGGGCCGCGAAGGCGTCATCTCCCTGGAAGAGGGCAAGTCGATGACCACTGAACTGGAGGTCACCGAAGGGATGCGCTTTGACAAGGGCTATGTCTCTCCCTACTTCGTCACCGACACCGAGCGCATGGAAGCGGTGCTCGATGAGCCCTACATTTTGATCACCGACAAGAAAATTGCCCTGGTGCAGGATCTGGTGCCCGTGCTGGAGCAGGTGGCCCGCTCCGGTCGTCCCCTGATCATCATCGCCGAAGACATCGAGAAAGAGGCCCTGGCCACCCTGGTGGTCAACCGCCTGCGCGGTGTGCTGAACGTGGCGGCGGTGAAAGCGCCTGGCTTCGGCGATCGCCGCAAGGCCATGCTCGAAGACATCGCCGTACTGACCGGCGGCCAGGTGATCTCTGAAGACACCGGCCTCAAGCTCGACAACACCAAGCTCGACATGCTGGGTCAGGCCCGCCGCCTCACCATCACCAAAGACACCACCACCATCGTCGCCGAGGGCAACGAGCAGGATGTCAAGGCCCGCTGCGAGCAGATTCGCCGCCAGATCGAGGAGACCGACTCCACCTACGACAAAGAGAAGCTGCAAGAGCGCCTGGCCAAGCTCTCCGGCGGTGTGGCCGTAATCAAAGTCGGGGCCGCCACCGAAACCGAGATGAAAGACCGCAAGCTGCGCCTGGAAGACGCCATCAACGCCACCAAAGCGGCAGTGGAAGAGGGCATCGTCCCCGGCGGCGGCACCACCCTGGCCCACCTAGTGCCCGGTCTGATCGAGTGGGTTGACGGCAACCTCACCGCCGAGGAGCACACTGGCGCTACCATCGTCGCCCGCGCCCTGGCCGCACCCCTAATGCGCATCGCCGAGAACGCCGGTCAAAACGGCGCGGTGATCGCCGAGCGCGTCAAAGAGAAGGACTTCAACGTGGGCTACAACGCCGCCAACGGTGAGTTTGTCGATATGTTTGACGCCGGTATCGTTGACCCCGCCAAGGTGACCCGCTCTGCCCTGCAGAATGCCGCCTCCATCGCCGGTATGGTGCTGACCACCGAGTGCATTGTGGTCGATCTGCCCGAACCCAAGGAAGGTGCTCCCGCAGGCGCTGGCATGGGCGGCGACTTCGACTACTAA
- a CDS encoding SGNH/GDSL hydrolase family protein encodes MESLILSFFSPISALIGPINLFGSTVLLGGFGDDRLSGGDDNEILIGLGGDNQLFGGGGNDRLFGGAGNDVLDGGLGQNRLFGGPGQDTFVLRNDGRTDTVVDFTPGVDRFLLQGGLSLGQIAIAQQGANTTLRYLNQPEPSVILLNVEATSLTPESFSTQALVPSFNSLTIFGDSLSDPGNLFGLTGFFPPFPYSLGRFSNGDIWADYLVNDIGFEPAQVQNFALGGATTGRDNGLDTLLGQLTGTDPNLPGLLNQVDDYLSGLGEGAANPDGLYVVWAGANDLFNLPSDPAAIPAFLANSVQNIATAIGSLAARGADTFLVPNLPNLGLTPRTMTDGTSQQATALSLGFNQGLASALTALEQTLPINIIPVDLFGLTNEIIAAPAEFGFTNVTDPLLNQGLLDDPGYFWWDQQHPTTAVHGLLADVFQTNLVAAGYLQSSDSAVSAELAGPSAGAFAGAGAIASVPFGGLFSGVETGVADFLNPLQAASAGVQS; translated from the coding sequence ATGGAATCGCTGATATTGTCTTTTTTTAGCCCAATTTCTGCCTTGATTGGCCCCATCAACCTGTTTGGTAGCACCGTTCTGCTGGGAGGATTTGGCGATGACAGGCTCAGCGGGGGAGACGACAACGAGATTTTGATCGGCCTGGGGGGTGACAACCAGCTGTTTGGCGGTGGGGGCAACGATCGCCTCTTTGGCGGAGCGGGCAACGACGTGTTAGACGGTGGCCTGGGCCAAAATCGTCTCTTTGGCGGGCCGGGGCAAGATACCTTTGTGCTGAGAAACGACGGTCGAACCGATACCGTGGTGGACTTTACCCCTGGAGTCGATCGGTTTTTGCTGCAAGGTGGCTTGAGCCTAGGGCAGATTGCGATCGCCCAGCAGGGGGCCAACACCACCCTGCGCTACCTCAACCAGCCAGAGCCCAGCGTCATTCTGCTCAATGTGGAGGCCACCAGCCTGACGCCTGAGAGCTTTTCAACCCAGGCGCTGGTGCCAAGCTTCAACAGCCTGACCATCTTCGGCGACAGCCTGTCAGATCCCGGCAACCTGTTTGGGCTGACGGGCTTTTTTCCGCCCTTTCCCTATTCTTTGGGGCGCTTCTCCAATGGCGATATCTGGGCAGATTATTTGGTGAATGACATCGGCTTTGAGCCTGCCCAGGTGCAAAATTTTGCCCTGGGGGGTGCCACTACGGGGCGCGACAACGGCCTCGACACCCTGCTTGGCCAACTCACGGGTACCGACCCCAACCTGCCGGGGCTGCTCAACCAGGTGGATGACTACCTCAGCGGACTGGGCGAGGGGGCAGCCAACCCCGACGGCCTCTACGTGGTGTGGGCCGGGGCCAATGACCTGTTTAACCTGCCCAGCGACCCCGCCGCCATTCCGGCCTTTTTGGCCAACTCCGTGCAGAATATTGCCACGGCAATTGGCAGCCTGGCGGCGCGGGGGGCAGACACCTTTTTAGTGCCCAACTTGCCCAACCTGGGCCTCACCCCCCGCACCATGACCGATGGCACCAGTCAGCAGGCTACGGCGCTGAGCCTGGGGTTTAACCAGGGCCTGGCCAGTGCGCTAACAGCCCTGGAGCAAACCCTGCCCATCAACATCATTCCGGTAGATCTGTTTGGGTTGACCAACGAAATCATTGCCGCTCCGGCGGAGTTTGGCTTTACCAACGTCACCGACCCCCTGCTCAACCAGGGGCTGCTCGACGACCCCGGCTACTTCTGGTGGGATCAGCAGCACCCCACCACTGCGGTGCACGGGCTGCTGGCGGATGTATTTCAGACAAACCTGGTGGCGGCGGGGTACTTGCAGTCTAGCGATAGCGCAGTTTCAGCCGAGCTGGCTGGCCCGAGCGCGGGAGCTTTTGCCGGGGCGGGGGCCATCGCTTCAGTTCCATTCGGGGGCCTATTCTCAGGCGTTGAGACCGGGGTTGCAGATTTCCTCAATCCATTGCAGGCCGCCTCGGCGGGTGTTCAGTCATAA
- the groES gene encoding co-chaperone GroES, producing the protein MAAITLAASSVKPLADRVLIKVSASEETTAGGILLPDTAKEKPQVGEITAVGPGKTDDKGSRQALEVKVGDKVLYSKYAGTDIKLGGDEFVLLSEKDILAVLG; encoded by the coding sequence ATGGCAGCTATCACTTTGGCGGCATCTAGCGTTAAGCCCCTAGCCGATCGAGTTTTGATTAAAGTAAGTGCGTCCGAAGAGACCACCGCTGGCGGCATTCTGCTACCTGACACCGCCAAGGAAAAGCCTCAGGTGGGCGAGATTACCGCCGTCGGCCCCGGCAAAACCGACGACAAAGGCTCCCGCCAGGCGCTGGAGGTCAAAGTTGGCGACAAGGTGCTCTACTCCAAGTACGCCGGTACCGACATCAAGCTGGGCGGCGACGAGTTTGTGCTGCTGTCTGAGAAAGACATCCTCGCCGTGCTGGGCTAG
- a CDS encoding alpha/beta hydrolase, with protein sequence MHHRTRQIFTAITLVSLGLGALVAPASAAERVRLNYRGFSRTVPVALLSALAETGEATGTLGGLLNQAGQNPSELRSLLTRPLPASPVVLDRALNSRPGEWVLDQLSGSIHTGRGAADRQALRSALVLSASDDNQVTLLEVLQNYPTEEVVLEGDRIQDAYNSLASFLRPLAIFL encoded by the coding sequence ATGCACCATCGAACCCGTCAGATTTTTACGGCAATTACTTTAGTCAGCCTGGGGCTAGGGGCGCTGGTGGCTCCAGCCTCAGCGGCGGAGCGGGTGCGGCTCAACTATCGGGGATTTAGCCGCACGGTACCCGTGGCGCTGCTGAGCGCCCTGGCTGAAACCGGCGAAGCTACGGGCACCCTCGGCGGACTGCTCAATCAGGCGGGACAAAACCCGAGTGAGCTGCGATCGCTGCTCACCCGTCCGCTTCCCGCCAGCCCGGTCGTGCTCGATCGCGCCCTCAACAGCCGCCCCGGCGAGTGGGTGCTCGATCAGTTGAGCGGCTCCATCCACACAGGCAGGGGCGCAGCCGATCGCCAGGCCCTGCGGTCGGCCCTGGTGCTGTCGGCCAGCGACGACAATCAGGTTACCCTGCTGGAGGTGCTGCAAAACTACCCCACCGAAGAGGTGGTGCTGGAGGGCGATCGTATCCAGGATGCCTACAACAGCCTGGCCAGCTTTCTGCGCCCCCTGGCCATTTTTCTCTAG
- a CDS encoding GntR family transcriptional regulator, translated as MATPLHISISEQLRHQIAVGEYRAGDRLPSEHQLMETFSVSRITARQAVANLVSQGLAIAYQGKGVFVTPQKKVTYSLSSPLVFLEEDMTRQGVAFSFENLTLEVVSAPAEVSAEMGIPQRAEVYLQKKLLRMDGAAGAVDLSYLMVELGERFAPQLKTQMTFPTLAQNGIFLERLDATIECTHADYDLSSYLEVPLGHALMVYRYTAYSREQQPLLHGATISRADRFCYSLSTRAAGSPA; from the coding sequence ATGGCTACCCCCCTACACATCAGCATTTCGGAACAGCTGCGCCACCAGATAGCGGTGGGGGAGTACAGGGCAGGCGATCGCCTGCCCAGCGAGCACCAGCTGATGGAGACCTTTAGCGTCAGCCGAATTACCGCGCGCCAGGCGGTGGCCAATCTGGTCAGCCAGGGGCTGGCGATCGCTTACCAGGGCAAGGGGGTCTTTGTCACGCCGCAAAAAAAGGTGACCTATTCCCTCTCTAGCCCGCTGGTGTTTTTAGAAGAAGATATGACCCGCCAGGGGGTGGCCTTTTCCTTTGAAAATCTGACCCTTGAGGTGGTGTCGGCCCCCGCCGAGGTGTCAGCTGAAATGGGCATTCCCCAGAGGGCTGAGGTCTACCTGCAAAAAAAGCTCCTGCGCATGGACGGGGCGGCGGGCGCGGTCGATCTCTCCTACCTGATGGTTGAGCTGGGGGAGCGGTTTGCCCCTCAGCTCAAGACTCAAATGACCTTTCCAACCCTGGCCCAAAACGGTATTTTTCTAGAGCGGCTAGACGCCACGATTGAATGCACCCATGCCGACTACGATCTCAGCTCCTACTTGGAAGTCCCCCTGGGTCACGCCCTGATGGTCTACCGCTATACGGCCTACAGCCGCGAGCAGCAGCCGCTGCTGCACGGAGCGACAATCTCCCGCGCCGATCGCTTTTGCTATTCCCTCAGCACGCGAGCGGCTGGCTCACCTGCTTGA
- a CDS encoding DMT family transporter, with protein sequence MTGFQNLRVLLPVLTSLLFAGSFVAGKYTTVELGPLTTSLLRYVIALGVLGLFIARSTHPVKALTVERADWGAMALLGLFGVVGYHYFFFLSLRYTATANTAIINAFNPVVTGVMAALFIGERLTRRQYAGIAVALLGVLTLLTRGNLTTLLGLDLNRGDGLMLCAVLCWVVYSLIIKQLSQRYSGLTITFYAAVAGVGQLLGLAIAERWWQQLTLISWPSLLAIVYMGMAASGVAYLLFNLSIRQVGPTRTASVVYSLVPIFVAALAWLFFREPLTGPMVASMGLILLGVNVVLSQPKV encoded by the coding sequence ATGACCGGTTTTCAAAATCTCAGAGTGCTGCTGCCTGTGCTCACCAGCTTGCTCTTTGCGGGCAGCTTCGTAGCGGGCAAGTACACCACCGTCGAGCTGGGGCCGCTGACTACGTCGCTGCTGCGCTACGTCATTGCCCTGGGGGTGTTAGGCCTGTTCATTGCCCGCAGTACTCACCCAGTCAAAGCCCTCACCGTCGAGCGCGCCGACTGGGGAGCAATGGCCCTGTTGGGGCTGTTTGGGGTGGTGGGTTATCACTATTTTTTCTTCCTCAGCCTGCGCTACACGGCCACGGCCAACACCGCCATTATCAACGCCTTTAACCCGGTGGTGACCGGGGTGATGGCGGCGCTGTTCATCGGCGAGCGGCTGACCCGCCGCCAGTACGCAGGCATTGCGGTGGCGCTGCTGGGGGTGCTGACACTGCTGACTCGGGGCAATCTAACGACCCTGCTTGGGCTCGACCTCAACCGGGGCGACGGGCTGATGCTGTGCGCCGTGCTGTGCTGGGTGGTGTATTCCTTAATTATTAAGCAGCTGAGCCAGCGCTACTCGGGGCTGACCATTACGTTCTACGCCGCCGTGGCCGGGGTGGGGCAGCTGCTGGGGCTGGCGATCGCCGAGCGCTGGTGGCAGCAGCTCACCCTCATCTCCTGGCCCTCGCTCCTCGCCATTGTCTACATGGGCATGGCGGCCTCTGGGGTCGCCTACCTGCTGTTTAACCTCAGCATTCGGCAAGTTGGCCCCACTCGCACCGCCAGCGTAGTCTACAGTCTGGTGCCAATCTTCGTGGCGGCGCTGGCCTGGCTCTTTTTTCGGGAGCCACTAACGGGCCCCATGGTGGCCAGTATGGGGCTGATTTTGCTGGGCGTAAATGTGGTGCTGAGTCAGCCCAAAGTGTGA
- a CDS encoding alpha/beta fold hydrolase: MAEQFTLRDFPLQCGTVLPEATVVYQIYGELQPGGTNAILYPTSYGAQHTDVDWLVRPDGILDPSRWGVVMVNMFGNGLSTSPSNTPAVASPGVYFTHYDNVRAQHALVTQALGIERLALVYGWSMGAQQGYHWAALYPDRVQRLAALCGTAKTTDHNKIFLYSLRAALTSDPAWNGDRFEGIPDRGFHTFAQIYASWAASQAYYRAKPYLAWGYDSLDDYILRGWEAGYRRRDPHNLLAMIDTWLRCDVGDNPIYQGDYARALGSITAKTLVMPATTDLYFTPEDCEAEAALIPDAEYRPIPSIWGHRAGNPYQNPEDEAFIKGAIAELLSQ; encoded by the coding sequence ATGGCAGAGCAATTTACGCTCCGGGATTTTCCGCTCCAGTGCGGTACGGTGCTGCCCGAGGCGACCGTGGTTTATCAGATCTACGGCGAACTACAGCCGGGGGGCACCAACGCCATTCTCTACCCCACCTCCTACGGGGCTCAGCACACCGATGTTGACTGGCTGGTGCGACCCGACGGCATCCTCGACCCCAGCCGCTGGGGCGTGGTGATGGTGAATATGTTTGGCAACGGGCTTTCTACCTCGCCCAGCAATACTCCGGCGGTGGCCAGCCCTGGGGTCTACTTCACCCACTACGACAACGTGCGCGCCCAGCACGCCCTGGTGACCCAGGCCCTCGGTATTGAGCGGCTGGCCCTGGTCTACGGCTGGTCGATGGGGGCGCAACAGGGCTACCACTGGGCCGCCCTCTACCCCGATCGCGTGCAGCGGTTGGCCGCCCTCTGCGGCACGGCCAAAACCACCGACCACAACAAAATTTTTCTCTACAGCCTGCGGGCGGCCCTCACCAGCGACCCGGCTTGGAACGGCGATCGCTTTGAAGGCATTCCCGATCGCGGCTTTCACACCTTTGCCCAGATCTACGCCAGCTGGGCGGCATCCCAGGCCTACTACCGGGCCAAGCCCTACCTGGCCTGGGGCTACGACTCGCTGGACGACTACATATTGCGCGGCTGGGAGGCGGGCTACCGCCGGCGCGACCCCCACAATCTGCTGGCCATGATCGACACCTGGCTGCGCTGCGACGTAGGAGATAACCCCATTTACCAGGGCGACTACGCCAGGGCACTGGGATCTATCACCGCTAAGACTCTAGTCATGCCCGCCACCACCGATCTGTACTTTACCCCCGAGGACTGCGAAGCCGAGGCGGCGCTGATTCCCGATGCCGAGTATCGGCCCATTCCTTCCATCTGGGGGCACCGGGCGGGCAACCCCTACCAAAATCCTGAGGATGAGGCGTTTATCAAAGGGGCGATTGCCGAGTTGTTGAGTCAGTAA